Proteins encoded within one genomic window of Guyparkeria hydrothermalis:
- a CDS encoding D-alanine--D-alanine ligase has protein sequence MSHEQALGRVMVLMGGWSAERDVSLDSGAAVHEALVSQGIDAIAVDLDRAGARELGQRIAAERIDRVFIALHGRGGEDGQVQALLELAEVPYTGSGMAASAIGMDKVMCKRIWRGAGLATPDFAVVDDLEAARAAADRLGWPVIIKPTADGSSVGVSKVDDPAGVEAAFVDAAAHGEVMVEQFVAGGEYTVAILGERSLPAIRIEASAEHAFYDYQAKYEAEDTGYRIPCGLSSDEEARMAETARAAFRLIGARGWGRVDFMRDAEGRHWLIEVNTVPGMTSHSLVPMAARAVGTDFPGLCRAILEQTLVSSAGTRAGGETGDGAD, from the coding sequence ATGAGCCACGAGCAGGCACTCGGCCGGGTGATGGTCCTGATGGGCGGCTGGTCCGCCGAGCGGGATGTCTCGCTCGACAGCGGGGCGGCGGTCCACGAGGCGCTGGTCTCCCAGGGGATCGACGCGATCGCCGTGGATCTCGACCGGGCGGGTGCACGCGAACTGGGTCAGCGCATCGCGGCCGAGCGTATCGATCGCGTCTTCATCGCCCTGCACGGGCGCGGTGGCGAGGACGGTCAGGTCCAGGCGCTTCTCGAGCTTGCCGAGGTGCCTTACACGGGCAGCGGCATGGCTGCCTCGGCGATCGGCATGGACAAGGTGATGTGCAAGCGCATCTGGCGCGGCGCGGGGCTGGCGACGCCGGACTTCGCGGTGGTCGATGACCTCGAAGCCGCCCGTGCTGCTGCCGACCGGCTTGGCTGGCCGGTAATCATCAAGCCAACGGCCGACGGGTCGAGCGTCGGGGTGAGCAAGGTCGATGATCCGGCGGGCGTTGAGGCGGCGTTTGTCGATGCCGCTGCCCACGGCGAGGTGATGGTCGAGCAGTTCGTCGCCGGCGGCGAATATACCGTCGCCATCCTCGGTGAGCGAAGCCTGCCGGCCATTCGCATCGAGGCCAGCGCCGAACATGCCTTCTACGACTACCAGGCCAAGTACGAGGCCGAGGACACCGGCTACCGGATCCCCTGCGGTCTGTCGTCGGACGAGGAGGCGCGCATGGCCGAAACCGCCCGTGCCGCCTTCCGTCTGATCGGCGCCCGCGGCTGGGGGCGGGTCGATTTCATGCGTGACGCCGAAGGCCGGCATTGGCTGATCGAGGTGAACACCGTGCCGGGCATGACCAGCCATTCGCTGGTGCCCATGGCCGCACGGGCCGTGGGGACCGATTTCCCCGGCCTGTGCCGAGCGATTCTCGAACAGACCCTGGTCAGCTCGGCGGGGACGCGCGCGGGAGGCGAGACGGGTGATGGAGCGGATTAA
- the mraY gene encoding phospho-N-acetylmuramoyl-pentapeptide-transferase: MLLWLTEWLTQYASFFGVFEYLTFRAMLGVGTALLISLAIGPLVIRWLQSVKAGQPIRELGPQTHLAKAGTPTMGGALILISIAISMLLWGNLGNVYVWVALLTTMGFGLIGGWDDYLKLSRRNSDGLAARWKYLGQSVVALLAAVFLYQIAAAPAETSLLIPLLKDTLIPLGFGFVILTYFVVVGSSNAVNLTDGLDGLAIMPTVLVAGGLGAFAYVTGHYEFANYLGLPFIGGVGELTVFCATIVGAGLGFLWFNSYPAQVFMGDVGALALGAALGIVAVMVRQEIVLFIMGGIFVLETVSVMLQVASFKLTGKRIFRMAPIHHHFELKGWPEPKVIVRFWIITVILVLIGLATMKVR, encoded by the coding sequence ATGCTGCTCTGGCTGACTGAATGGCTGACCCAGTACGCCAGTTTCTTCGGCGTATTCGAATACCTGACCTTCCGGGCGATGCTCGGCGTGGGCACGGCCCTGCTGATCTCGCTCGCGATCGGGCCGCTGGTCATCCGCTGGCTGCAGAGCGTCAAGGCGGGTCAGCCGATCCGCGAGCTGGGTCCGCAGACCCACCTGGCCAAGGCGGGCACGCCGACCATGGGCGGGGCGCTGATCCTGATCTCGATCGCCATTTCGATGCTCCTGTGGGGCAATCTCGGCAACGTCTACGTCTGGGTTGCCCTGCTGACCACCATGGGCTTCGGTCTGATCGGCGGCTGGGACGACTACCTCAAGCTGTCGCGTCGCAACAGCGACGGTCTCGCCGCGCGCTGGAAGTATCTCGGCCAGTCGGTCGTCGCTCTGCTTGCGGCGGTGTTCCTCTACCAGATCGCCGCGGCCCCGGCCGAGACCAGCCTGCTGATCCCGTTGCTCAAGGACACGCTGATCCCGCTGGGCTTCGGCTTCGTGATCCTGACCTACTTCGTGGTCGTGGGCAGCTCGAATGCCGTCAACCTCACCGACGGCCTCGACGGTCTGGCGATCATGCCGACCGTGCTGGTTGCGGGCGGCCTGGGCGCGTTCGCCTACGTTACCGGTCACTACGAGTTCGCCAACTATCTGGGTCTGCCGTTTATCGGCGGCGTGGGCGAACTGACGGTCTTCTGCGCGACGATCGTCGGCGCAGGTCTCGGTTTTCTCTGGTTCAACAGCTATCCCGCCCAGGTATTCATGGGCGACGTCGGTGCGCTGGCGCTGGGGGCTGCGCTCGGCATCGTCGCGGTCATGGTTCGCCAGGAGATCGTGCTGTTCATCATGGGCGGCATCTTCGTGCTGGAGACCGTCTCCGTGATGCTCCAGGTCGCCTCGTTCAAGTTGACCGGCAAACGCATCTTCCGCATGGCGCCGATCCATCACCACTTCGAGCTCAAGGGCTGGCCGGAGCCGAAGGTGATCGTGCGCTTCTGGATCATCACGGTGATCCTCGTCCTCATCGGCCTGGCAACCATGAAGGTGCGCTGA
- the ftsW gene encoding putative lipid II flippase FtsW translates to MSLVTANLRGIRWLGRVGSDGLRRLGDRGQSEVQRHAVGISLDRGFLVALMSLLSIGLVMVASATLGSGDEAGRGLLIRQAAAVVIGLVAMTVLLMVPLRHFVAMRSMVLLVSLALLAVLFVPGVSHTVNGATRWIDLGFVRLQASEFARLGMIIWMAAYLGVHLEKVQTRIRGMAGPVLVIMLASTLLLLQPDYGNTLVLGATLFAMAWLMRAQLQTMLMLMVAGGALAIAGVFSAQYRVDRLLSFSNPFADPFGDGYQLVNALIAIGTGGLFGRGLGESVQKLAYLPEAHTDFIFAVFAEEFGLFGVIALLGLYGVLVWRGFVIARLAWVARHYTGAALAWGISVWVGMQSLINMGVNMGLLPTKGLTLPLISYGGSAMVATLLAMGLVLRVHHEASRALAEKGSPEVSR, encoded by the coding sequence ATGAGTCTGGTGACGGCCAATCTCCGTGGAATCCGCTGGCTGGGGCGCGTCGGTAGCGACGGGCTGCGCCGACTCGGTGATCGTGGCCAGAGCGAAGTGCAGCGCCATGCCGTCGGCATCTCGCTTGATCGCGGTTTCCTCGTGGCGCTTATGTCCCTGCTGTCGATCGGTCTGGTGATGGTCGCCTCGGCGACGCTCGGTTCCGGCGACGAGGCCGGCCGCGGGCTGCTGATCCGTCAGGCGGCCGCCGTGGTGATCGGCCTGGTGGCCATGACCGTCTTGCTGATGGTGCCGCTGCGGCATTTTGTCGCGATGCGCAGCATGGTGCTGCTGGTGTCATTGGCGCTGCTGGCGGTGCTGTTCGTTCCGGGCGTGTCGCATACGGTCAACGGGGCGACCCGCTGGATCGATCTCGGCTTCGTCCGCCTGCAGGCGAGCGAATTCGCGCGGCTGGGCATGATCATCTGGATGGCCGCCTACCTCGGCGTACACCTGGAGAAGGTGCAGACCCGCATCCGTGGCATGGCTGGTCCGGTCCTGGTGATCATGCTGGCCTCGACGTTGCTCCTGCTGCAGCCCGATTACGGCAACACCCTGGTGCTCGGGGCGACGCTGTTCGCCATGGCCTGGTTGATGCGGGCCCAGCTGCAGACGATGCTGATGCTGATGGTCGCCGGCGGTGCCCTGGCCATCGCGGGCGTGTTCTCCGCCCAGTATCGCGTCGATCGGCTGCTGTCATTCTCCAACCCCTTTGCCGACCCCTTCGGCGACGGCTATCAGCTGGTCAATGCCCTGATCGCCATCGGTACGGGCGGGCTGTTCGGCCGCGGGCTGGGCGAAAGCGTGCAGAAGCTCGCCTACCTGCCGGAGGCACATACCGATTTCATCTTCGCGGTGTTCGCCGAGGAGTTCGGCCTGTTCGGCGTGATCGCGCTGCTGGGCCTTTACGGCGTGCTGGTCTGGCGTGGTTTCGTCATCGCGCGCCTGGCCTGGGTCGCGAGGCACTACACCGGTGCGGCGCTCGCCTGGGGCATCAGCGTCTGGGTCGGCATGCAGTCGCTGATCAACATGGGCGTGAACATGGGGCTGCTGCCCACCAAGGGTCTGACACTGCCGCTGATCAGCTATGGCGGTTCGGCGATGGTGGCGACACTGCTCGCCATGGGCCTGGTGCTGCGCGTTCACCACGAGGCCAGCCGGGCCTTGGCCGAGAAGGGAAGCCCGGAGGTGAGCCGATGA
- a CDS encoding UDP-N-acetylmuramoyl-L-alanyl-D-glutamate--2,6-diaminopimelate ligase: protein MARVDIPEIDLREVAVLRHAGAPDRRIASISDDSRQVEPGTLFYARETQSHGADRFVADALAQGAAAVLGSGLTPAPGVISIDRPEEAMADLILQANGWSSESVGITAVTGTNGKTTVSHLLAGLIGIDGEPVGVIGTLGWGLWSPRADYETTTNTTPGLIENWSLITRLVREGAREIVMEVSSHALTQGRVEGLPIRTGVFTNLGRDHFDYHGDIDAYLAAKAHLFTLPSLRQAVLNGGQSASETMLATLAARSDAPRTLCFALAPVKPIAGCGPTLSGHLESLEAGRLRLAVRGRGERASLNVPLAGRFNAENLLAALAARLVVGETLETLADRVGRLKAPPGRMESFKIGRGMTAVVDYAHTADALENVLSSLRESMPQGCRLGVVFGAGGDRDPGKRPLMGAVAERLADWAIVTSDNPRSESPEAIIEAIVAGTKAPESIDQIIDRHEAIATGIRRLADGRPGDCLLIAGKGHETGQQVGDQTLPFDDRLVVREQAREVAA, encoded by the coding sequence ATGGCGCGCGTCGACATCCCCGAAATCGACCTGCGCGAGGTGGCCGTGCTGCGACACGCCGGCGCCCCGGATCGCCGTATCGCGTCGATCAGCGACGACAGCCGCCAGGTCGAGCCCGGCACGCTCTTCTACGCGCGTGAGACACAGTCCCACGGCGCGGACCGCTTCGTGGCCGACGCGCTGGCGCAGGGTGCGGCCGCGGTGCTCGGTAGCGGGCTCACTCCGGCCCCGGGCGTTATCAGCATCGACCGTCCCGAGGAGGCGATGGCCGATCTGATCCTTCAGGCCAATGGCTGGAGTAGCGAGTCAGTCGGAATCACCGCGGTGACCGGAACCAACGGCAAGACCACCGTCAGTCACCTGCTGGCCGGACTGATCGGCATCGACGGCGAGCCGGTCGGTGTGATCGGCACGCTCGGCTGGGGGCTTTGGTCGCCGCGGGCCGACTACGAGACGACCACCAACACCACGCCGGGACTGATCGAGAACTGGTCACTGATTACCCGGCTGGTGCGCGAGGGTGCGCGCGAGATCGTGATGGAAGTCTCCTCGCACGCGCTCACCCAGGGGCGGGTCGAGGGACTGCCGATCCGGACCGGCGTGTTCACCAACCTGGGTCGCGACCACTTCGACTATCACGGCGACATCGACGCCTACCTCGCCGCGAAGGCCCATCTGTTTACCCTGCCGAGCCTGCGTCAGGCGGTGCTGAATGGCGGCCAGTCGGCCAGCGAGACCATGCTTGCGACACTCGCGGCGCGTTCGGATGCGCCGCGGACGCTGTGCTTCGCCTTGGCCCCCGTCAAGCCAATCGCGGGTTGTGGTCCGACACTCTCCGGCCATCTCGAATCACTCGAGGCGGGTCGGTTGCGTCTGGCGGTGCGCGGGCGCGGCGAGCGGGCCTCGCTGAACGTGCCGCTGGCCGGACGGTTCAACGCCGAGAATCTGCTCGCCGCGTTGGCGGCACGGCTGGTCGTGGGCGAGACGCTCGAGACGCTCGCCGACCGTGTCGGGCGTCTGAAGGCGCCGCCGGGGCGGATGGAAAGCTTCAAGATCGGCCGGGGCATGACGGCCGTGGTCGATTACGCCCACACCGCCGATGCCTTGGAAAACGTGCTTTCCAGCCTGCGCGAGAGCATGCCGCAAGGATGCCGCCTCGGGGTCGTTTTCGGTGCCGGTGGCGATCGCGATCCGGGCAAGCGTCCGCTGATGGGGGCCGTCGCCGAACGGCTGGCCGACTGGGCCATCGTTACCAGCGACAACCCGCGAAGCGAGTCCCCGGAGGCCATCATCGAGGCGATCGTCGCGGGTACGAAGGCGCCGGAGAGCATCGACCAGATCATCGATCGCCACGAGGCGATCGCGACCGGTATCCGGCGACTGGCCGACGGGCGGCCGGGAGACTGTCTGCTGATTGCCGGCAAGGGACACGAGACCGGCCAGCAAGTCGGCGATCAGACCTTGCCGTTCGACGACCGCCTCGTGGTGCGTGAGCAAGCGCGGGAGGTGGCCGCATGA
- the murG gene encoding undecaprenyldiphospho-muramoylpentapeptide beta-N-acetylglucosaminyltransferase, with protein sequence MSRGVIYVMAGGTGGHVIPALAVAEALAERGYAIRWMGTERGIESRLVPEAGYSIDYLEIGGLRGKGLTTRLAAPLRLMRAVWQAIRLLRRHQPVLVVGMGGFAAGPGGLAAWLTRSPLVIHEQNAIAGLTNRVLSRLARVTLAAYPNAFGAPLPASRVVGNPVRGDIEALPAPAERFAGHDGPVRVLVLGGSLGAQALNEAVPEALARISGTTHLDVRHQAGPRHVEAAESHYENANWGAGSRYQVSGFVTDMAEAFGWADFVIARAGAMTVAEIAAAGVGALFIPFPHAVDDHQRFNAAWLVDQGAARLLSQTEADVEHLTALLGPLLADRAVLLDMAERARAAAVPESTARIASVCEQTIDGQRPGEGS encoded by the coding sequence ATGAGCCGCGGTGTGATCTACGTCATGGCCGGTGGTACCGGCGGTCACGTCATCCCGGCGCTCGCGGTCGCCGAGGCGCTGGCCGAGCGCGGCTACGCGATCCGCTGGATGGGCACAGAGCGCGGCATCGAGTCGCGCTTGGTGCCCGAGGCCGGTTATTCGATCGATTACCTCGAGATCGGAGGACTTCGTGGCAAGGGCCTTACGACCCGGCTGGCCGCACCGCTCCGCCTGATGCGCGCGGTCTGGCAAGCCATTCGGTTGTTGCGCCGCCACCAGCCGGTGCTGGTGGTCGGCATGGGCGGATTTGCCGCCGGGCCGGGCGGCCTGGCGGCCTGGCTCACCCGCAGCCCGCTGGTCATCCACGAACAGAATGCCATTGCCGGGCTGACCAACCGGGTGCTCTCGCGCCTGGCTCGCGTCACTTTGGCCGCCTACCCGAATGCCTTCGGTGCGCCGTTGCCGGCCAGCCGCGTGGTGGGTAACCCGGTCCGCGGCGATATCGAGGCATTGCCCGCGCCCGCTGAACGGTTTGCCGGCCATGACGGGCCGGTGCGGGTGCTGGTCCTCGGTGGCAGCCTCGGCGCGCAGGCGCTCAACGAGGCGGTGCCCGAGGCGCTGGCGCGCATCAGCGGCACCACCCACTTGGACGTCCGTCATCAGGCCGGCCCGCGCCACGTCGAGGCCGCCGAATCTCATTACGAAAATGCCAACTGGGGAGCGGGCAGTCGCTACCAGGTCAGCGGCTTTGTCACCGACATGGCAGAAGCATTCGGCTGGGCCGACTTCGTGATCGCTCGGGCCGGAGCGATGACCGTCGCCGAGATCGCCGCGGCCGGTGTGGGGGCGTTGTTCATTCCGTTCCCGCACGCCGTCGACGATCACCAGCGCTTCAATGCCGCCTGGCTGGTCGACCAGGGCGCGGCGCGGCTGCTGTCCCAGACCGAGGCTGATGTCGAGCACCTGACGGCGTTGCTGGGTCCGCTGCTGGCCGACCGAGCCGTGCTGCTGGACATGGCGGAACGCGCGCGGGCGGCGGCTGTGCCGGAAAGCACCGCGCGCATCGCGTCGGTCTGCGAACAGACAATCGACGGGCAGCGCCCGGGGGAGGGTTCCTGA
- the murD gene encoding UDP-N-acetylmuramoyl-L-alanine--D-glutamate ligase — protein sequence MKLIIGMGQTGFSAGRFFQRRGEAFVAVDTRGAAAPREVWLRTFGQGTVYDGPLTTDMFDAAALRDVTDIVLSPGLNPASSPLRQMLAEAARRGIRVASDIALALRYAEVPYLLVTGSNGKSTVTALTAELLTALGYRVGIGGNYGTPALDLLAEPADVLVLEVSSFQLEACRAEEIHARAATVLNISADHLDRHGTIDVYAALKQKLVVNAETAVINLDDPIVRAMGSTCQGRIVGFSATPEADGMPVKHHFYLDSDGEALCRDDQVLLDGASLALPGSHNRINVLATLALVEGFAGRQALGNDALRQALESFAGLPHRMQVICTRSTNGTDIRFINDSKATNVGAAIAAVEGLAAAGVAHQLVIAGGQAKGQSFDEFARTLVTHADGVVLIGEDAGAIERSLQQAADTKAPAVYRAESMQDAVAWAAGRAEALAAAGDSVAVLLSPACASFDMFRGYADRGECFARASETACVGVNEPIAEVLS from the coding sequence ATGAAGCTGATTATCGGCATGGGACAGACAGGCTTTTCCGCCGGGCGCTTCTTCCAGCGCCGGGGCGAGGCCTTCGTCGCTGTCGATACGCGTGGTGCTGCGGCGCCGCGCGAAGTCTGGCTGCGCACGTTCGGGCAGGGCACCGTCTACGACGGCCCACTGACGACGGACATGTTCGACGCCGCCGCGCTCCGGGACGTGACGGACATCGTGCTCAGCCCGGGGCTCAACCCGGCGTCCAGCCCGTTGCGGCAGATGCTCGCCGAGGCCGCGCGGCGCGGGATCCGGGTGGCCAGCGACATTGCCCTGGCGCTGCGGTACGCCGAGGTGCCCTATCTGCTGGTGACCGGTTCGAACGGGAAGAGCACGGTTACCGCATTGACTGCCGAGCTGCTCACCGCGCTGGGCTACCGCGTGGGGATTGGTGGCAACTACGGCACCCCGGCGCTCGATCTCCTCGCCGAGCCGGCCGACGTACTGGTACTCGAAGTCTCCAGTTTCCAGCTCGAGGCCTGCCGGGCCGAGGAAATACACGCCCGGGCGGCCACGGTGCTCAACATCAGCGCCGATCATCTCGACCGTCACGGCACCATCGATGTCTACGCCGCGCTCAAACAGAAGCTGGTGGTCAACGCCGAGACGGCCGTGATCAACCTCGACGATCCGATCGTCCGCGCCATGGGCTCGACCTGTCAGGGGCGGATCGTCGGTTTCTCCGCCACCCCCGAGGCGGACGGGATGCCGGTCAAGCACCACTTCTACCTGGATTCCGACGGCGAGGCCCTCTGCCGTGACGATCAGGTGCTGCTCGACGGTGCCAGCCTTGCCTTGCCGGGGTCGCACAATCGGATCAACGTGCTGGCGACTCTCGCGCTGGTGGAAGGTTTCGCCGGTCGGCAGGCTCTCGGCAACGATGCCCTTCGGCAAGCGCTGGAATCCTTTGCCGGGCTGCCGCACCGCATGCAGGTGATCTGCACCCGTTCCACCAACGGGACGGACATCCGTTTTATCAACGATTCCAAGGCGACCAATGTCGGCGCCGCCATCGCTGCAGTCGAAGGGCTTGCCGCCGCCGGCGTGGCGCATCAGCTGGTCATTGCCGGCGGGCAGGCCAAGGGTCAGTCGTTCGACGAGTTCGCACGGACCCTCGTGACGCATGCCGACGGCGTGGTCCTGATCGGCGAGGATGCCGGCGCCATTGAGCGTTCGCTGCAGCAGGCGGCGGACACCAAGGCTCCGGCGGTCTACCGCGCCGAATCGATGCAGGATGCCGTGGCGTGGGCGGCCGGTCGGGCCGAGGCCCTGGCGGCCGCAGGTGATTCGGTCGCGGTATTGCTGTCACCGGCCTGCGCCAGTTTCGACATGTTCCGTGGCTACGCCGACCGGGGCGAGTGCTTCGCCCGCGCCAGCGAGACGGCCTGTGTCGGGGTGAACGAGCCGATCGCGGAGGTGCTGTCATGA
- a CDS encoding UDP-N-acetylmuramoyl-tripeptide--D-alanyl-D-alanine ligase, with protein sequence MIRATLEQIASWSGGRLAAGVDPATLIAGAGTDTRADLSGRLFVALKGPNFDAHAFLAQAVEQGAVAALVEQEQDDVSLPQVVVDDTQAALGRLARGWREAVDPTVIAITGSSGKTTVKELLAAMLGEVGPTAATRGNLNNEIGVPLTLLDWPAETRFAVVEMGANHVGEIAALTELVAPDIVMVTMAGRAHVGEFGSVERIIEAKGEIYRHRPETARPLINLDSAGADQWLKSAPKADTFTLDASHREWATWTGHYDAAQHELSIDERGRPALDRLPVPIPGAHNAMNLLAAIAVARLAGASFDAVTAGLAAFRPPAGRMDVIRLANGWRVIDDSYNANPESMRAALGYLAGQPGERFAVLGSMGELGAQAETLHRQLGEFAAGEELDGLIAVGPWAAAIATGFRAAAGSPDSIDTAEDSTEAAKALHARLATRSESAVTVLLKGSRFMHIERVREDLEREYGVAPKPGNESTGRGRDAALAD encoded by the coding sequence ATGATCCGCGCGACCCTCGAACAGATCGCATCCTGGAGCGGTGGCCGCCTGGCGGCGGGCGTCGATCCGGCTACATTGATCGCCGGTGCCGGGACCGATACCCGTGCCGACCTCTCGGGGCGCCTGTTCGTTGCCCTGAAGGGGCCGAACTTCGATGCGCATGCCTTCCTCGCCCAGGCGGTGGAGCAGGGGGCGGTGGCCGCGCTGGTCGAACAGGAGCAGGACGATGTTTCCCTGCCGCAGGTGGTCGTCGACGACACCCAGGCGGCCCTCGGCCGTCTGGCTCGCGGCTGGCGCGAGGCGGTTGACCCGACCGTGATCGCGATCACGGGCAGCAGCGGTAAGACCACCGTCAAGGAACTGCTCGCCGCCATGCTTGGCGAGGTCGGCCCGACCGCGGCCACCCGCGGCAACCTCAACAACGAGATCGGCGTGCCACTCACCCTGCTCGACTGGCCGGCCGAGACCCGGTTCGCCGTGGTCGAGATGGGTGCCAACCACGTCGGCGAGATCGCCGCGCTGACCGAACTGGTCGCTCCGGACATCGTGATGGTCACCATGGCCGGGCGTGCCCACGTCGGCGAGTTCGGCTCGGTCGAACGCATCATTGAGGCGAAGGGCGAGATCTACCGCCATCGCCCGGAGACGGCACGACCACTGATCAACCTCGACTCGGCCGGCGCGGACCAGTGGCTCAAGAGCGCGCCCAAGGCCGATACCTTCACCCTTGATGCGAGCCACCGCGAGTGGGCCACCTGGACCGGTCACTACGACGCGGCACAGCACGAGCTTTCGATCGACGAACGGGGGCGGCCGGCACTCGACCGCCTGCCGGTTCCCATCCCGGGTGCGCACAACGCCATGAACCTGCTAGCGGCGATCGCAGTGGCGCGCCTGGCCGGGGCCTCGTTCGATGCCGTCACGGCTGGGCTGGCTGCCTTCCGCCCGCCCGCAGGCCGCATGGACGTGATTCGCCTGGCGAATGGCTGGCGGGTGATCGACGACAGTTACAACGCGAACCCCGAGTCGATGCGCGCCGCCCTCGGCTATCTGGCCGGCCAGCCCGGCGAGCGGTTTGCCGTACTTGGCAGCATGGGGGAGCTCGGCGCGCAGGCCGAGACGTTGCATCGTCAACTGGGCGAGTTCGCCGCCGGCGAGGAACTCGACGGGCTGATCGCGGTCGGTCCATGGGCCGCAGCGATCGCCACCGGCTTCCGAGCCGCTGCCGGCTCCCCCGACTCCATCGACACGGCTGAGGACAGCACCGAGGCGGCCAAGGCATTGCATGCGCGTCTGGCTACCCGGAGCGAGTCGGCTGTGACGGTCCTGCTCAAGGGATCGCGCTTCATGCACATCGAACGGGTCCGCGAGGACCTCGAACGGGAGTACGGCGTCGCGCCGAAGCCCGGGAACGAATCCACAGGGAGAGGGCGAGATGCTGCTCTGGCTGACTGA
- the murC gene encoding UDP-N-acetylmuramate--L-alanine ligase, with product MDSMTAEFAPVAQVRMRKVRKLHFVGIGGAGMSGIAEVLHTLGFVVTGSDMNESPAVRHLRELGIEVFIGHDAANLADADVLVISTAIAPDNPELVAAQAARLPIVRRAEMLAEIMRFRIGLAVAGTHGKTTTTSLLAAIMAEAGLDPTYVIGGKLLSSASNARLGRGEYLIAEADESDASFLHLQPHVAVVTNIDADHLETYDNDFSRLLDHFVEFLHNLPFYGLAVMCADDEHTMSIVDRVGRQVLTFGIDEAADVRATDIHSDGFESAFDVTLPDGESLHCRLAMPGRHNILNALAAITVAHDLGVDSAAIARALAGFKGVGRRLERRGTLAFRQGRRMLLDDYGHHPREVAATLAAVRDAWPDEPLLLIFQPHRYTRTRDLFEDFVEVLSQVDQLILLEVYAAGQQPIAGADGRSLARAIRARGQVDPVFVADPDQVPEVVDDMVHDDGIVLTLGAGNVGSLPGMLLQRWGETS from the coding sequence ATGGATTCGATGACCGCTGAATTCGCCCCGGTCGCCCAGGTCCGTATGCGCAAGGTGCGCAAGCTCCACTTCGTCGGTATCGGCGGCGCGGGCATGAGCGGCATTGCCGAGGTGCTGCATACCCTCGGTTTCGTCGTGACCGGTTCCGACATGAACGAGTCGCCGGCCGTTCGCCATCTGCGCGAGCTCGGCATCGAAGTGTTCATCGGCCACGATGCCGCCAACCTTGCCGATGCCGACGTGCTGGTGATCTCCACGGCGATCGCGCCCGACAACCCGGAGCTCGTGGCCGCCCAGGCCGCCCGGCTGCCGATCGTTCGTCGCGCCGAGATGCTGGCCGAGATCATGCGGTTCCGCATCGGTCTCGCGGTCGCCGGCACGCACGGCAAGACCACCACCACGTCGCTGCTGGCAGCGATCATGGCCGAGGCGGGCCTCGACCCGACCTACGTGATCGGCGGCAAGCTGCTCTCGAGCGCGTCGAACGCCCGGCTGGGTCGCGGCGAATACCTGATCGCCGAGGCCGACGAGTCGGACGCCTCGTTCCTGCACCTGCAACCGCACGTCGCGGTGGTCACCAACATCGACGCCGACCACCTCGAGACCTACGACAACGATTTCTCGCGGCTGCTGGATCACTTTGTCGAGTTCCTGCACAACCTGCCGTTCTACGGGCTGGCGGTGATGTGCGCCGATGACGAGCACACCATGAGCATCGTCGACCGGGTCGGTCGACAGGTGCTGACGTTCGGCATCGACGAGGCGGCGGACGTCCGCGCCACGGACATCCACAGCGACGGCTTCGAATCAGCCTTCGACGTGACGCTGCCCGACGGTGAGTCGTTGCACTGCCGTCTCGCCATGCCGGGCCGGCACAACATCCTCAACGCCCTGGCGGCGATCACGGTGGCGCACGACCTCGGCGTAGACAGCGCCGCGATCGCCCGGGCACTAGCGGGCTTCAAGGGCGTCGGTCGTCGCTTGGAACGTCGCGGCACGCTGGCCTTCCGCCAGGGACGCCGCATGCTTCTCGACGACTACGGGCACCACCCGCGCGAGGTGGCCGCGACGCTCGCCGCCGTGCGTGATGCCTGGCCGGACGAGCCGCTGCTGCTGATCTTCCAGCCGCATCGCTACACCCGCACCCGGGACCTGTTCGAGGACTTCGTCGAGGTGCTCTCCCAGGTCGATCAGCTGATCCTGCTCGAGGTCTACGCGGCCGGTCAGCAGCCGATCGCCGGCGCGGACGGTCGCAGCCTCGCCCGGGCGATCCGCGCTCGTGGCCAGGTCGACCCGGTGTTCGTCGCCGACCCCGACCAGGTGCCGGAGGTGGTCGACGACATGGTGCACGACGACGGCATCGTCCTGACGCTGGGTGCGGGCAACGTCGGCAGCCTGCCCGGCATGCTGCTGCAACGCTGGGGGGAGACGTCATGA